The genomic stretch TTTTATCCGACCACCCTACACCGATAGAACTGATGACACATACCACAGACCCGGTGCCGTTCGCTATCTGGCCGAAACTCAACGGCGCTTCGGCATCAGCCCCCGCGTTTGACGAATCGATCATCACCATGAACGGCTCGATGAAAATCGCAAACGGTTACGAGCTCTTCGAGAGATTCACGGAAAAATAGTTTGCCAATTCGAGTCATTAGAGGAAGTCTGCTTATATGCGCGCTCTGCGCCTCTGCACTCCTTCTTACATCGTGCAACACATCGGCATATTACTCGCAGGCGGTTACAGGACATCTTAAACTGTACGCGAAACGAAAGCCGATAGAAAAAGTTCTAAGGGATGAGGAGGTCTCCGGCGATCTAAAGGAGAAGCTCAACAAGGTAAGGAAGATACGCGCTTTCGCGACCGCCGAAATGAAACTGCCGGACAACGGAAGTTTTACGGGATATGTCGAACTGGACAGAAGGTATCTTGCATGGAGCGTGGTCGCCACACCTGAATTTTCCCTATCCCCATTGAAATGGTGCTTCCCTGTTGCGGGTTGCGTTAGTTATCGCGGGTATTTCAACCGGGAAGACGCCGACGCTTTCGCTGAGACCCTGCGCGAGGAGGGGTATGATGTTTCGGTCCTCCCGATCGCGGCGTACTCGACGCTTGGATGGTTCGACGATCCGGTGCTGAGCACATTCCTCTCCTGGCCGGAACAGAACCTTGCAGGATTGATAATCCACGAGCTTACACATGCCAAGATATATATAAAAGACGATTCTGTGTTCAACGAATCGCTTGCGAGCGTTGTGGAACACGAAGGGGTGATGCGATGGGTAAAAAGCAACGGCAATGAAGCGCAGTTGAACGCCTACAACGATTTTCAGAAAAGAAAAGCGATGTTCGCCGGGAATGTCATGAAATACCGGGAGCGATTGAAAACGGTTTACGATTCCGGAGCGGGGCCGGATGAAATGCGCGACATGAAAAAAACAATATTGAACGAGATGCTGGAGGAATACCGGAGGGAATCGGCAACTCCCGGAACCAGAAGCGAATACCGCCAAATGTTCTATAAGGATCTGAACAACGCAAAACTCGCTTCCGTATACACCTATTACGACCTTGTACCCTCCTTCAGGAGGCTTCTTGACTTAAAAAACGGGAACCTTGATGAGTTTTACGCTGAGGTGAATGAAATCGGCGCACTCCCAAAAGAGGAGCGCGAACATCGGCTGAACGCGCTGATCCCCGCAGAGGCAAAGCACGCGGGTAGAGAATAGCAACGCATCTTCTCTTTGACGTCGTCACTTCAGTCCCGCTAACGGACCTGTTTTTCTACTCCTCGAAATAGGCGACGCGGTCAATCTCATCGATCGTAGTTAATCCCCGGAGGACCTTCTTGATACCATCGTATCGCAGATTCAGATACCCCTCTTCCTCGGCCGCTCTCTTCAATTCCAGAGTGGAGGCGTTCGCTATCACCATCTCTCTCAATCGCTCGGTAACAAAGATCATTTCATGGATCCCGATCCGCCCCTTGTAACCGCTCCCGTTGCAGATCTGGCAACCCTTTGGCCGACAGAACTTGACCTCGGTCTTTCCGTCCCACTCGAAAAGCTCGTCCATCTCTTTTCTGGACGGCGTGTAGCTCTCCTTGCAGTTGTCGCAAAGCATTCTCGCAAGCCTTTGCGACATCACGCCGATAATTGATGGCCCGACGATGAAAGGCTCTACCCCTATCTCTATAAGCCGCGTGACCGCCTGTATGGCGTTGTTGGTATGCAGGGTTGAAAGGACCAGGTGCCCTGTAAGCGCCGCCTCGGTCGCCATTTTTGCCGTTTCCAGGTCTCGTATCTCCCCTATCAGTATTACATCCGGATCCTGCCTCAATATCGAGCGGAGCACCGTGGAAAAATTAAGGCCTATCGAATGGTTTATCTGCACCTGGTTGATCCCGGGGACTGAGTATTCGACAGGATCCTCTACTGTCATTACATTCAATTCCGGTTTGCTGATCCGCTTCAAGGTGGAGAAGAGTGTTGTTGTCTTTCCGCTACCTGTCGGCCCGGTGACGAAGAATACGCCGTTGGATGATTTCACAAGCCTGATGACCTTGTCATAGATCGCTTTTGAAAGGTAAATATCCTCAAGCTCCGGCACGGTACGCACCTGCACTTCACCAAGGATCCTCAGCACCGCCTTTTCCCCGAAAACGGTGGGCGCCGTAGAGACCCTGAAGTCGACCGTTTTTTTTGAGAGTAGAATGCTTATCCTTCCGTCCTGAGGTTTGCGTCTCTCCGAGATATCCATTCCGCCAAGGATCTTTATTCGCGATATCAGGGGGGCGTGCAGATCCTTGAACAGTTTCACCCTCTCCCGCATCAGGCCGTCTACGCGGAAACGGATACGCACCTGCTTTTCAGTCGGTTCGATATGGATGTCGCTGGCCCCCTCCTTCACTCCAAGGAGGAGAATCGACTGTGAAAAATCGATGACCGACTGATCCCCCGCCATCCTGTTCAATTCGACTGCGGTTATCTCCCTGCCGGGAGTTATGAGTTTTGAAACGTCGATCTTCCCTAGCTGTTCTTCGAGTTCGTGAACGGTCTTGTACTGGATCTCAATCGTATCGAGAATATCCTCGCGGAATGCGAACGACGGGCTTATTTTCGCGCCGGTTATTTTTTCCGCCTCCTTTATCACTTTTTGATCCAGAGGATTCGACATCACGGCGGTTATCGCATCTCCTAGCTGATAAACGAGCACTATCTCATGTTTTTTTGAGAATTCCTTTGGTAACTTGGAAATTACTTCGGGGCGGAACAGTGTTTCATTGCAGTCGAGCCACGCAAATCCGAACCCGTCGCCATACAGCATCCCCCCCTCTTCCCTTGAGACAAGCCCCTCGCCGATAATGTGAATGAGTATTTCATATGTGTCCTGCTTGTACTGTCTGAGGAGAAGGTTCAGGACTTTTTCATCGACAATTTTCTTCTCGACTAGAATACTCAGGAATTTCTGGTTTTTATGGCTCATTTGCCGGTTTCTTTTTTTCTTTTCTCTTCGAGCATTTTTCTGATGTCGGCCTGTGAGGCCCATTTTTTCTCAATCACGACATGAATCTTGCTGTCTTCCTTTATCTCTTCCAGCATCTTCGCAAGATTGTATTTTACCGGCATGTTTACTTCCCTTTAATTGATTTCTGGTAAAAGCCCCACGATTCCTTTATGCTCGCCTTGATCTCGTCGAGCGACGTGTCTTTCCTTATATAGCACGACGCCCCGGCGTCAAGACACTCCTGCACGACATTCATCGAGCTTACGGCAGTAAGCATCACGACGAACGCTTTTGGAAATTCCTTCATCACCTGCTTCAGCGCCGCTCTGCCGTCAACTTGAGGCATGTTTATATCCAGCAGGAGAATGTCGGGTTTATGCTGACGATACAGGTTTACCGCTTCACTCCCGTTCCCGGCTTCGGCAACAACTTCCGTATTCATGGAGAGGAATACCCTCTTCATCAGCTCCCTGATATGGAATTCGTCCTCGGCAAGAATAACCCTCACCTTTTTCTTTTCATTCATCCTGGATAAGTCCCGACTTTAAGGTTTATAACCAATACAATACTTTCTTCACTCAATAATTTAACATTTTTTCATAATAATTGTCTTTTCCTGAAAAATACAGCAACTGGACGGCTGGACGAATCAAGGGATATCCAGATATTTATGCATCTGCAGGTTCAGGCGGAAATCGAGTCCGCTGTCGAGTATCCATTGGGCCGCCTCCTCGGCATCAACCTCCCCGATGGCTGGAGAGATGTTCACCGTGCAGAGCGAAAGGAGACCCTTCTCGGCCGTTTTTTCTACAGCCCACTCAAAATCATTTACTGAAGATATTACAAACTTTATTTCGTCGCTCTTGCGGATATAAGCAAGATTGGCTTCGACAAAAGTATCAGCCGCCCCGCTGTCGGGACATTTGATATCGACAATTTTTATCAGTTCATCGGGAAGCCCTGAGAGTTCGAAAGTTCCGTTTGTCTCCATCATCACCTGGTATCCGTCCGCGATGAACCTTTCGGCAAGCTCGATCACACCATCCTGGAACATCGGTTCGCCGCCGGTAATCTCCACACGTTTGCATCCAAACTCGCCGACTTTGCTGACGATCTCATCTATCGACATGAAATCCCCGTCTTCATAGGCATAGGGGGTATCGCAGTACCCGCATCGGAGATTGCAGAGGGAAAATCTTATGAATACTGTTGGGAATCCGGCCCGGCTCGACTCCCCCTGAAGAGAGTGGAAAATCTCGTT from Nitrospinota bacterium encodes the following:
- a CDS encoding aminopeptidase: MPIRVIRGSLLICALCASALLLTSCNTSAYYSQAVTGHLKLYAKRKPIEKVLRDEEVSGDLKEKLNKVRKIRAFATAEMKLPDNGSFTGYVELDRRYLAWSVVATPEFSLSPLKWCFPVAGCVSYRGYFNREDADAFAETLREEGYDVSVLPIAAYSTLGWFDDPVLSTFLSWPEQNLAGLIIHELTHAKIYIKDDSVFNESLASVVEHEGVMRWVKSNGNEAQLNAYNDFQKRKAMFAGNVMKYRERLKTVYDSGAGPDEMRDMKKTILNEMLEEYRRESATPGTRSEYRQMFYKDLNNAKLASVYTYYDLVPSFRRLLDLKNGNLDEFYAEVNEIGALPKEEREHRLNALIPAEAKHAGRE
- a CDS encoding GspE/PulE family protein, which codes for MSHKNQKFLSILVEKKIVDEKVLNLLLRQYKQDTYEILIHIIGEGLVSREEGGMLYGDGFGFAWLDCNETLFRPEVISKLPKEFSKKHEIVLVYQLGDAITAVMSNPLDQKVIKEAEKITGAKISPSFAFREDILDTIEIQYKTVHELEEQLGKIDVSKLITPGREITAVELNRMAGDQSVIDFSQSILLLGVKEGASDIHIEPTEKQVRIRFRVDGLMRERVKLFKDLHAPLISRIKILGGMDISERRKPQDGRISILLSKKTVDFRVSTAPTVFGEKAVLRILGEVQVRTVPELEDIYLSKAIYDKVIRLVKSSNGVFFVTGPTGSGKTTTLFSTLKRISKPELNVMTVEDPVEYSVPGINQVQINHSIGLNFSTVLRSILRQDPDVILIGEIRDLETAKMATEAALTGHLVLSTLHTNNAIQAVTRLIEIGVEPFIVGPSIIGVMSQRLARMLCDNCKESYTPSRKEMDELFEWDGKTEVKFCRPKGCQICNGSGYKGRIGIHEMIFVTERLREMVIANASTLELKRAAEEEGYLNLRYDGIKKVLRGLTTIDEIDRVAYFEE
- a CDS encoding response regulator transcription factor, encoding MNEKKKVRVILAEDEFHIRELMKRVFLSMNTEVVAEAGNGSEAVNLYRQHKPDILLLDINMPQVDGRAALKQVMKEFPKAFVVMLTAVSSMNVVQECLDAGASCYIRKDTSLDEIKASIKESWGFYQKSIKGK
- a CDS encoding radical SAM protein, yielding MASHDALKLKINEIFHSLQGESSRAGFPTVFIRFSLCNLRCGYCDTPYAYEDGDFMSIDEIVSKVGEFGCKRVEITGGEPMFQDGVIELAERFIADGYQVMMETNGTFELSGLPDELIKIVDIKCPDSGAADTFVEANLAYIRKSDEIKFVISSVNDFEWAVEKTAEKGLLSLCTVNISPAIGEVDAEEAAQWILDSGLDFRLNLQMHKYLDIP